The Carassius auratus strain Wakin unplaced genomic scaffold, ASM336829v1 scaf_tig00011994, whole genome shotgun sequence genome window below encodes:
- the LOC113073332 gene encoding 40S ribosomal protein S21 isoform X2: MQNDAGEFVDLYVPRKCSASNRIIGAKDHASIQINIAEVDKATGRFNGQFKTYAICGAIRRMGEADDSLLRLAKNDSIVAK; this comes from the exons ATGCAGAACGACGCTGGTGAATTCGTGGACCTGTACGTCCCTCGCAAATG ttctGCTAGCAACAGAATTATTGGTGCCAAGGATCATGCCTCCATCCAGATCAACATTGCTGAG GTGGATAAGGCTACAGGGAGGTTCAATGGACAGTTCAAGACCTACGCCATCTGTGGTGCTATCCGGAGAATG GGTGAAGCCGATGACTCCCTCCTGAGGCTCGCAAAGAACGACAGCATTGTGGCAAAGTAA
- the LOC113073332 gene encoding 40S ribosomal protein S21 isoform X1, producing the protein MQNDAGEFVDLYVPRKCSASNRIIGAKDHASIQINIAEVDKATGRFNGQFKTYAICGAIRRMGEADDSLLRLAKNDSIVAKNI; encoded by the exons ATGCAGAACGACGCTGGTGAATTCGTGGACCTGTACGTCCCTCGCAAATG ttctGCTAGCAACAGAATTATTGGTGCCAAGGATCATGCCTCCATCCAGATCAACATTGCTGAG GTGGATAAGGCTACAGGGAGGTTCAATGGACAGTTCAAGACCTACGCCATCTGTGGTGCTATCCGGAGAATG GGTGAAGCCGATGACTCCCTCCTGAGGCTCGCAAAGAACGACAGCATTGTGGCAAA GAACATCTAA